One window of the Hippoglossus hippoglossus isolate fHipHip1 chromosome 9, fHipHip1.pri, whole genome shotgun sequence genome contains the following:
- the LOC117768486 gene encoding membrane-associated phosphatidylinositol transfer protein 2-like isoform X3, whose translation MLIKEYRIPMPMSVEEYRIAQLYMIQKKSREESCGEGSGVEILENKPYTDGPGGTGQYTHKVYHIGMHIPSWFRSILPKAALRVEEESWNAYPYTRTRYTCPFVEKFSIDIETYYKPDTGNQADVFNMSAVEKRQRTIDPIDIVTDPIPPHEYKAEEDTRLYKSDKTQRGPLQDDWIEEYNNNPGKTPIMCAYKLCKVEFRYWGMQSKIERFIHDVGLRKVMVRAHRQAWCWQDEWYGLTMEDIRQLELETQLTLARKMAQFSQADEATEANGGAPSPDKDQEVKEAISSIEAEDVVVSSGGDTLQPRVSPSRHSLSEWRMQSIARDSDDSSDEEFFDAHEDLSDNEEVFPKEISKWNSNDLMDKIEAADTEETTGEMYKEMTVDYERGTSEDRLDEVQESSSQQCLQPSKIHVLILVLHGGNILDTGGGDQNSKQADVNTISTAFDTVMRVHYPAALGRIAIRLVPCPAICAEAFSLVSNLSPYSYDEGCLSSSQDHIPLAALPLLATSAPQYQEAVATVIVRANQVYTDFLKSHDGSAFSGQVCLIGDCVGGILGFDALCSSNQTVNESQNSSRRGSIVSVQDQDLLSPGIIVNSGHGSSSPTLEGSRHLSRSNIDIPRAGAGDDTKRQLPRKRSDSSTYEMDTIKQHQAFLSSLHSSVLRSDAVSRRSSSSTMLDGGSLGKFDFEVSDFFLFGSPLGLVLALRKTVIPMLDVAQLRPACQQVYNLFHPADPSASRLEPLLERKFHLLPPFNVPRYQRFPLGDGNSALLVETVQSNAQLLLDSGHPLSLRCQETISETCIPVPVLNWQEGFLKATPATMESDVVQSHGGVFMDSSYPSSPVTGPLSRGQRRASEVSIASQVSGMADSYTATNVANTNSYQNNQSKKFRLLSQLALSSQNKFFPKSPPKCRKNAGAGQAEGSPDADLVAELDAEADTNEPLSPTVQYDNCLSAGLDCAISELVLLDSQAEVEQVAARWWGTKRLDFALYCPDALTAFPTVALPHLFHASYWESTDVVSFLLRQVMRHENSSILELDGKEVSEFTPSKPREKWLRKRTLVKIRNVTANHRVNDAVFTEGGQQLVTGRFMYGPLDMVTLAGEKVDLHIMTQPPSGEWVCFNTEVTNSSGRVSFILPEDKRLGVGVYPVKMVVRGDHTFADSYLTIIPRGTEFVVFSIDGSFAASVSIMGSDPKVRAGAVDVVRHWQDLGYLIIYVTGRPDMQKQRVVAWLSQHNFPHGIVSFCDGLVHDPLRHKANFLKTLTEAHLKIFAGYGSTKDISVYTAIGLPSSQIYIVGRPSKKMQCQFITEGYAAHLSQLEYNHRSRPAKSSTARMVLRKGSFGLGANSDFLRKRNHLLRTISSQPAPSSPTGSIHNRPERTQSQSDSERLERERMERAHTHSQGATQRSMSITASCWGRSSSTKLEPGALSPK comes from the exons ATGCTCATCAAGGAGTACCGCATCCCCATGCCCATGAGTGTGGAGGAGTACCGCATCGCCCAGCTCTATATGATCCAG AAAAAAAGCCGTGAGGAGAGCTGTGGTGAAGGCAGTGGGGTGGAGATCCTTGAGAATAAGCCCTACACAGATGGACCGGGCGGGACGGGCCAGTACACCCACAAGGTCTACCACATTGGCATGCACATTCCCAGCTGGTTCCGCTCCATCCTGCCCAAAGCGGCGCTGAGGGTTGAAGAGGAGTCCTGGAACGCCTACCCTTACACCCGCACCAG atACACTTGTCCCTTCGTTGAGAAGTTTTCCATCGACATTGAAACCTACTACAAACCTGACACAGGCAACCAGGCAGACGTCTTTAACATGTCTGCAGtagagaagaggcagaggacaaTCG ACCCAATTGACATAGTGACTGACCCCATCCCCCCTCACGAGTacaaagcagaggaggacaCACGGCTCTACAAGTCCGACAAGACCCAGAGGGGTCCCCTGCAAGACGACTGGATAGAGGAGTACAACAACAACCCAGGGAAGACCCCCATCATGTGTGCCTACAAATTGTGCAAGGTGGAGTTCCGCTACTGGGGCATGCAGTCGAAGATTGAGCGCTTCATTCATGATGTTG GTCTGAGAAAGGTGATGGTCCGTGCCCACCGGCAGGCCTGGTGCTGGCAGGATGAGTGGTACGGTCTGACCATGGAGGACATCAGGCAGCTTGAGCTGGAAACTCAGCTGACCCTGGCCAGGAAGATGGCCCAGTTCAGCCAGGCAGATGAGGCCACCGAGGCCAATGGAGGCGCTCCGTCTCCAGACAAAGATCAGGAAGTCAAAGAAGCGATCAGCTCCATTGAAGCAGAGGATGTGGTTGTCAGCTCAGGGGGAGACACTCTGCAGCCACGAG tgaGCCCGTCACGTCACAGCCTCTCGGAGTGGAGGATGCAGAGCATAGCGCGAGACTCAGACGACAGCTCGGACGAGGAGTTCTTCGACGCTCATG AGGATCTCTCAGACAACGAGGAGGTCTTCCCCAAGGAAATCTCCAAGTGGAACTCCAACGACCTCATGGACAAGATTGAAGCGGCGGACACAGAGGAAACTACTG gtgagaTGTACAAGGAAATGACAGTGGATTATGAAAGAGGAACCAGCGAGGACAGACTAGATGAGGTG CAGGAGAGCTCGTCCCAGCAGTGCCTGCAGCCTTCCAAGATCCACGTGCTGATCTTGGTTCTGCACGGAGGGAACATCCTGGACACAGGTGGAGGGGACCAGAACAGCAAGCAGGCGGACGTCAACACTATTAGCACAGCTTTTGACACAGTCATGCGTGTTCACTACCCTGCTGCGCTGGGACGCATCGCCATCCGCTTGGTGCCCTGCCCTGCCATCTGTGCCGAGGCCTTCTCCCTGGTGTCCAA CCTGAGCCCTTATAGCTACGATGAGGGATGTCTGTCCAGCAGCCAGGACCACATCCCACTGGCAGCGCTGCCCCTGCTGGCCACCTCTGCTCCACAGTACCAGGAGGCCGTGGCCACCGTCATCGTCAGAGCCAACCAGGTGTACACCGATTTTCTAAAGTCCCATGACGGGTCTGCCTTCTCCGGCCAG GTTTGTCTCATCGGGGACTGTGTGGGAGGAATCTTGGGATTCGatgctctgtgcagcagcaaccaGACAGTCAATGAAAGTCAGAACAGCAGCCGCAGGGGCAGCATCGTCAGTGTCCAG GATCAggacctcctctctcctggaATCATTGTCAACAGCGGACACGGCTCATCCTCCCCGACCCTGGAGGGCAGCCGCCACCTCAGTCGCAGCAACATCGACATCCCTCGTGCCGGTGCAGGAGACGACACCAAGAGACAACTGCCGCGCAAGAGGAGTGACTCCTCCACATATGAAATGGACACAATAAAACAGCACCAGGCCTTCctgtccag CCTGCACTCCAGTGTCTTGCGGAGCGATGCGGTTTCACGCAGGTCAAGCAGCAGCACCATGCTGGATGGAGGCTCCCTGGGGAAGTTTGACTTTGAGGTGTCCGACTTTTTCCTCTTTGGCTCGCCACTGGGCTTGGTCCTGGCACTGAGAAAGACCGTCATTCCTATGCTGGATG TGGCCCAGCTGCGACCTGCCTGTCAGCAGGTTTACAACCTGTTCCACCCCGCCGATCCCTCAGCCTCCCGCCTGGAGCCTCTGCTGGAGAGGAAGTTCCACCTCCTGCCTCCCTTCAACGTGCCCCGTTACCAACGCTTTCCCCTGGGTGATGGAAACTCTGCCCTCCTGG TGGAGACAGTCCAGAGCAACGCTCAGCTGCTACTTGACAGCGGGCATCCCCTGTCCCTTCGCTGTCAGGAGACCATCAGTGAGACCTGCATCCCTGTGCCTGTGCTAAACTGGCAGGAGGGCTTCCTCAAAGCCACACCCGCCACTATGGAGT CGGATGTTGTTCAGTCTCATGGTGGTGTCTTCATGGACAGTTCGTACCCCTCATCCCCCGTAACGGGCCCCCTCTCCCGGGGCCAGCGGAGGGCCAGTGAGGTCAGCATTGCCAGCCAGGTCTCAGGAATGGCAGACAGTTACACTGCCACCAACGTAGCCAACA CCAATTCATACCAAAATAACCAGTCCAAAAAGTTCAGACTTTTGTCCCAACTCGCCTTATCGTCACAAAATAAATTCTTCCCGAAAAGTCCTCCTAAGTGCCGTAAGAATGCCGGGGCTGGCCAGGCGGAGGGATCTCCCGATGCAGATCTAGTGGCAGAGCTGGACGCTGAGGCAGACACTAACGAACCTCTTAGTCCTACTGTCCAGTACGACAACTGCCTGTCAGCAGGGCTGGACTGTGCTATATCTGAGTTGGTCTTGCTGGACTCCCAGGCTGAAGTGGAGCAAG TTGCCGCACGCTGGTGGGGCACAAAGCGGCTGGACTTTGCCCTGTACTGCCCCGATGCTCTGACCGCTTTTCCCACAGTGGCTTTACCGCACCTCTTCCACGCATCTTACTGGGAGTCCACCgatgttgtgtcttttctcctgAGACAA GTCATGAGGCATGAAAACTCCAGCATCCTGGAGCTTGATGGGAAAGAAGTGTCTGAATTCACCCCGTCCAAACCTCGAGAGAAGTGGCTCCGCAAGAGGACTCTTGTAAAGATCAGG AATGTCACTGCCAACCACCGGGTGAACGATGCTGTGTTTACTGAGGGCGGTCAGCAGCTCGTGACAGGTCGCTTCATGTACGGCCCTCTGGACATGGTCACTTTGGCCGGGGAGAAG GTCGACCTCCACATTATGACCCAGCCTCCATCAGGAGAGTGGGTGTGCTTCAACACAGAGGTGACAAACAGCAGCGGCCGTGTGTCGTTTATCCTCCCAGAAGACAAGCGACTGGGCGTCGGCGTCTACCCAGTTAAAATGGTTGTGAG GGGTGACCACACGTTTGCAGACAGCTACCTGACAATTATTCCACGCGGCACAGAGTTTGTGGTATTCAGTATTGACGGGTCTTTTGCTGCCAGTGTGTCAATCATGGGCAGTGACCCCAAAGTGAGGGCAGGAGCTGTGGACGTTGTCAG GCACTGGCAGGATCTGGGTTATTTGATCATCTATGTAACGGGACGTCCAGACATGCAGAAGCAGCGGGTGGTGGCTTGGTTGTCTCAGCACAACTTCCCTCACGGCATCGTCTCCTTCTGCGATGGCCTGGTCCATGACCCACTCAGACACAAGGCCAATTTCCTCAAGACTTTAACAGAG GCTCACTTGAAGATTTTCGCCGGCTACGGATCAACCAAAGACATCTCAGTCTACACCGCCATCGGCCTGCCTTCCTCCCAAATATACATCGTCGGCAGACCCTCCAAGAAGATGCAGTGCCAG TTCATCACAGAGGGCTATGCAGCTCACTTGTCCCAGCTGGAATACAACCACCGTTCTCGGCCAGCCAAGTCCAGCACCGCTCGCATGGTGCTGCGTAAAGGCAGCTTCGGCTTGGGCGCCAACAGCGACTTCCTGAGGAAGAGGAACCACCTGCTTCGCACCATCTCCTCCCAGCCGGCTCCCAGCTCCCCGACGGGCAGCATCCACAACAGGCCGGAGCGCACGCAGAGCCAATCGGACAGCGAGCGGCTGGAGAGGGAGCGGATGGAGCGCGCTCACACCCACAGTCAGGGAGCGACCCAGCGCAGCATGAGCATCACGGCGAGCTGCTGgggccgcagcagcagcaccaagTTGGAACCAGGAGCTCTCAGCCCAAAATGA
- the LOC117768486 gene encoding membrane-associated phosphatidylinositol transfer protein 2-like isoform X1, with protein MLIKEYRIPMPMSVEEYRIAQLYMIQKKSREESCGEGSGVEILENKPYTDGPGGTGQYTHKVYHIGMHIPSWFRSILPKAALRVEEESWNAYPYTRTRYTCPFVEKFSIDIETYYKPDTGNQADVFNMSAVEKRQRTIDPIDIVTDPIPPHEYKAEEDTRLYKSDKTQRGPLQDDWIEEYNNNPGKTPIMCAYKLCKVEFRYWGMQSKIERFIHDVGLRKVMVRAHRQAWCWQDEWYGLTMEDIRQLELETQLTLARKMAQFSQADEATEANGGAPSPDKDQEVKEAISSIEAEDVVVSSGGDTLQPRGVLTKQWSTSSRSSRSSKRGVSPSRHSLSEWRMQSIARDSDDSSDEEFFDAHEDLSDNEEVFPKEISKWNSNDLMDKIEAADTEETTGEMYKEMTVDYERGTSEDRLDEVQESSSQQCLQPSKIHVLILVLHGGNILDTGGGDQNSKQADVNTISTAFDTVMRVHYPAALGRIAIRLVPCPAICAEAFSLVSNLSPYSYDEGCLSSSQDHIPLAALPLLATSAPQYQEAVATVIVRANQVYTDFLKSHDGSAFSGQVCLIGDCVGGILGFDALCSSNQTVNESQNSSRRGSIVSVQDQDLLSPGIIVNSGHGSSSPTLEGSRHLSRSNIDIPRAGAGDDTKRQLPRKRSDSSTYEMDTIKQHQAFLSSLHSSVLRSDAVSRRSSSSTMLDGGSLGKFDFEVSDFFLFGSPLGLVLALRKTVIPMLDVAQLRPACQQVYNLFHPADPSASRLEPLLERKFHLLPPFNVPRYQRFPLGDGNSALLVETVQSNAQLLLDSGHPLSLRCQETISETCIPVPVLNWQEGFLKATPATMESDVVQSHGGVFMDSSYPSSPVTGPLSRGQRRASEVSIASQVSGMADSYTATNVANTNSYQNNQSKKFRLLSQLALSSQNKFFPKSPPKCRKNAGAGQAEGSPDADLVAELDAEADTNEPLSPTVQYDNCLSAGLDCAISELVLLDSQAEVEQVAARWWGTKRLDFALYCPDALTAFPTVALPHLFHASYWESTDVVSFLLRQVMRHENSSILELDGKEVSEFTPSKPREKWLRKRTLVKIRNVTANHRVNDAVFTEGGQQLVTGRFMYGPLDMVTLAGEKVDLHIMTQPPSGEWVCFNTEVTNSSGRVSFILPEDKRLGVGVYPVKMVVRGDHTFADSYLTIIPRGTEFVVFSIDGSFAASVSIMGSDPKVRAGAVDVVRHWQDLGYLIIYVTGRPDMQKQRVVAWLSQHNFPHGIVSFCDGLVHDPLRHKANFLKTLTEAHLKIFAGYGSTKDISVYTAIGLPSSQIYIVGRPSKKMQCQFITEGYAAHLSQLEYNHRSRPAKSSTARMVLRKGSFGLGANSDFLRKRNHLLRTISSQPAPSSPTGSIHNRPERTQSQSDSERLERERMERAHTHSQGATQRSMSITASCWGRSSSTKLEPGALSPK; from the exons ATGCTCATCAAGGAGTACCGCATCCCCATGCCCATGAGTGTGGAGGAGTACCGCATCGCCCAGCTCTATATGATCCAG AAAAAAAGCCGTGAGGAGAGCTGTGGTGAAGGCAGTGGGGTGGAGATCCTTGAGAATAAGCCCTACACAGATGGACCGGGCGGGACGGGCCAGTACACCCACAAGGTCTACCACATTGGCATGCACATTCCCAGCTGGTTCCGCTCCATCCTGCCCAAAGCGGCGCTGAGGGTTGAAGAGGAGTCCTGGAACGCCTACCCTTACACCCGCACCAG atACACTTGTCCCTTCGTTGAGAAGTTTTCCATCGACATTGAAACCTACTACAAACCTGACACAGGCAACCAGGCAGACGTCTTTAACATGTCTGCAGtagagaagaggcagaggacaaTCG ACCCAATTGACATAGTGACTGACCCCATCCCCCCTCACGAGTacaaagcagaggaggacaCACGGCTCTACAAGTCCGACAAGACCCAGAGGGGTCCCCTGCAAGACGACTGGATAGAGGAGTACAACAACAACCCAGGGAAGACCCCCATCATGTGTGCCTACAAATTGTGCAAGGTGGAGTTCCGCTACTGGGGCATGCAGTCGAAGATTGAGCGCTTCATTCATGATGTTG GTCTGAGAAAGGTGATGGTCCGTGCCCACCGGCAGGCCTGGTGCTGGCAGGATGAGTGGTACGGTCTGACCATGGAGGACATCAGGCAGCTTGAGCTGGAAACTCAGCTGACCCTGGCCAGGAAGATGGCCCAGTTCAGCCAGGCAGATGAGGCCACCGAGGCCAATGGAGGCGCTCCGTCTCCAGACAAAGATCAGGAAGTCAAAGAAGCGATCAGCTCCATTGAAGCAGAGGATGTGGTTGTCAGCTCAGGGGGAGACACTCTGCAGCCACGAGGTGTGCTCACCAAGCAGTGGTCCACCTCCTCACGATCGTCTCGCTCCTccaagagaggag tgaGCCCGTCACGTCACAGCCTCTCGGAGTGGAGGATGCAGAGCATAGCGCGAGACTCAGACGACAGCTCGGACGAGGAGTTCTTCGACGCTCATG AGGATCTCTCAGACAACGAGGAGGTCTTCCCCAAGGAAATCTCCAAGTGGAACTCCAACGACCTCATGGACAAGATTGAAGCGGCGGACACAGAGGAAACTACTG gtgagaTGTACAAGGAAATGACAGTGGATTATGAAAGAGGAACCAGCGAGGACAGACTAGATGAGGTG CAGGAGAGCTCGTCCCAGCAGTGCCTGCAGCCTTCCAAGATCCACGTGCTGATCTTGGTTCTGCACGGAGGGAACATCCTGGACACAGGTGGAGGGGACCAGAACAGCAAGCAGGCGGACGTCAACACTATTAGCACAGCTTTTGACACAGTCATGCGTGTTCACTACCCTGCTGCGCTGGGACGCATCGCCATCCGCTTGGTGCCCTGCCCTGCCATCTGTGCCGAGGCCTTCTCCCTGGTGTCCAA CCTGAGCCCTTATAGCTACGATGAGGGATGTCTGTCCAGCAGCCAGGACCACATCCCACTGGCAGCGCTGCCCCTGCTGGCCACCTCTGCTCCACAGTACCAGGAGGCCGTGGCCACCGTCATCGTCAGAGCCAACCAGGTGTACACCGATTTTCTAAAGTCCCATGACGGGTCTGCCTTCTCCGGCCAG GTTTGTCTCATCGGGGACTGTGTGGGAGGAATCTTGGGATTCGatgctctgtgcagcagcaaccaGACAGTCAATGAAAGTCAGAACAGCAGCCGCAGGGGCAGCATCGTCAGTGTCCAG GATCAggacctcctctctcctggaATCATTGTCAACAGCGGACACGGCTCATCCTCCCCGACCCTGGAGGGCAGCCGCCACCTCAGTCGCAGCAACATCGACATCCCTCGTGCCGGTGCAGGAGACGACACCAAGAGACAACTGCCGCGCAAGAGGAGTGACTCCTCCACATATGAAATGGACACAATAAAACAGCACCAGGCCTTCctgtccag CCTGCACTCCAGTGTCTTGCGGAGCGATGCGGTTTCACGCAGGTCAAGCAGCAGCACCATGCTGGATGGAGGCTCCCTGGGGAAGTTTGACTTTGAGGTGTCCGACTTTTTCCTCTTTGGCTCGCCACTGGGCTTGGTCCTGGCACTGAGAAAGACCGTCATTCCTATGCTGGATG TGGCCCAGCTGCGACCTGCCTGTCAGCAGGTTTACAACCTGTTCCACCCCGCCGATCCCTCAGCCTCCCGCCTGGAGCCTCTGCTGGAGAGGAAGTTCCACCTCCTGCCTCCCTTCAACGTGCCCCGTTACCAACGCTTTCCCCTGGGTGATGGAAACTCTGCCCTCCTGG TGGAGACAGTCCAGAGCAACGCTCAGCTGCTACTTGACAGCGGGCATCCCCTGTCCCTTCGCTGTCAGGAGACCATCAGTGAGACCTGCATCCCTGTGCCTGTGCTAAACTGGCAGGAGGGCTTCCTCAAAGCCACACCCGCCACTATGGAGT CGGATGTTGTTCAGTCTCATGGTGGTGTCTTCATGGACAGTTCGTACCCCTCATCCCCCGTAACGGGCCCCCTCTCCCGGGGCCAGCGGAGGGCCAGTGAGGTCAGCATTGCCAGCCAGGTCTCAGGAATGGCAGACAGTTACACTGCCACCAACGTAGCCAACA CCAATTCATACCAAAATAACCAGTCCAAAAAGTTCAGACTTTTGTCCCAACTCGCCTTATCGTCACAAAATAAATTCTTCCCGAAAAGTCCTCCTAAGTGCCGTAAGAATGCCGGGGCTGGCCAGGCGGAGGGATCTCCCGATGCAGATCTAGTGGCAGAGCTGGACGCTGAGGCAGACACTAACGAACCTCTTAGTCCTACTGTCCAGTACGACAACTGCCTGTCAGCAGGGCTGGACTGTGCTATATCTGAGTTGGTCTTGCTGGACTCCCAGGCTGAAGTGGAGCAAG TTGCCGCACGCTGGTGGGGCACAAAGCGGCTGGACTTTGCCCTGTACTGCCCCGATGCTCTGACCGCTTTTCCCACAGTGGCTTTACCGCACCTCTTCCACGCATCTTACTGGGAGTCCACCgatgttgtgtcttttctcctgAGACAA GTCATGAGGCATGAAAACTCCAGCATCCTGGAGCTTGATGGGAAAGAAGTGTCTGAATTCACCCCGTCCAAACCTCGAGAGAAGTGGCTCCGCAAGAGGACTCTTGTAAAGATCAGG AATGTCACTGCCAACCACCGGGTGAACGATGCTGTGTTTACTGAGGGCGGTCAGCAGCTCGTGACAGGTCGCTTCATGTACGGCCCTCTGGACATGGTCACTTTGGCCGGGGAGAAG GTCGACCTCCACATTATGACCCAGCCTCCATCAGGAGAGTGGGTGTGCTTCAACACAGAGGTGACAAACAGCAGCGGCCGTGTGTCGTTTATCCTCCCAGAAGACAAGCGACTGGGCGTCGGCGTCTACCCAGTTAAAATGGTTGTGAG GGGTGACCACACGTTTGCAGACAGCTACCTGACAATTATTCCACGCGGCACAGAGTTTGTGGTATTCAGTATTGACGGGTCTTTTGCTGCCAGTGTGTCAATCATGGGCAGTGACCCCAAAGTGAGGGCAGGAGCTGTGGACGTTGTCAG GCACTGGCAGGATCTGGGTTATTTGATCATCTATGTAACGGGACGTCCAGACATGCAGAAGCAGCGGGTGGTGGCTTGGTTGTCTCAGCACAACTTCCCTCACGGCATCGTCTCCTTCTGCGATGGCCTGGTCCATGACCCACTCAGACACAAGGCCAATTTCCTCAAGACTTTAACAGAG GCTCACTTGAAGATTTTCGCCGGCTACGGATCAACCAAAGACATCTCAGTCTACACCGCCATCGGCCTGCCTTCCTCCCAAATATACATCGTCGGCAGACCCTCCAAGAAGATGCAGTGCCAG TTCATCACAGAGGGCTATGCAGCTCACTTGTCCCAGCTGGAATACAACCACCGTTCTCGGCCAGCCAAGTCCAGCACCGCTCGCATGGTGCTGCGTAAAGGCAGCTTCGGCTTGGGCGCCAACAGCGACTTCCTGAGGAAGAGGAACCACCTGCTTCGCACCATCTCCTCCCAGCCGGCTCCCAGCTCCCCGACGGGCAGCATCCACAACAGGCCGGAGCGCACGCAGAGCCAATCGGACAGCGAGCGGCTGGAGAGGGAGCGGATGGAGCGCGCTCACACCCACAGTCAGGGAGCGACCCAGCGCAGCATGAGCATCACGGCGAGCTGCTGgggccgcagcagcagcaccaagTTGGAACCAGGAGCTCTCAGCCCAAAATGA